One Sparus aurata chromosome 5, fSpaAur1.1, whole genome shotgun sequence genomic window carries:
- the LOC115581465 gene encoding uncharacterized protein LOC115581465 isoform X3, with protein MEEYLRRVQSRLGADVLEGPIHAVLGGPEPDVDTVAATLCLALHLSQKEPSGGVCVPVLCGRRYDIVLPGETVRYLQRVKICESSLLWRDDVDLVKLHHDDKLSVTLLRDGLLDSSEYHTLESSILRVVHHDGQQDAGDDGASSAVTTVAREILQEAAEHVGAALGETLREALQLQREALWSKRGRRSAELEELMRSLEQWSDVTAGQHDLEQLLTLELKEFSDGEMTIALTSATTDTEDWHGYVDALKSFSERHGYDALVVLLSINNTIHHPRQQVAVYSNNTDILNQICCELEESSSWSLSGELEVKESLQVYHIPINTSSFSGTPPLLVEEIHGLLKDFVDRRSSVLACHPSSRTSSTEGVAGSVEFSQGSSGINDMDGSDTERAEGGGGDVVAIARVMADGEEDTGGAGVGAGGELVSPDSGMTTIRSSRSSKESSVFLSDDSPVGEVIAGGGPAAGPGGLFLRNPSPLGLLSLSPPVPPERRKHRPSRNKSDNVDLFSFDPLHSSDHSMPTGGELASAGIRADGEKRAESSSFSELEELSLLDFSGPNSLGGFESRDSSIDNHGQIHGKYMIDTVVPPTPVNSVVGSRPPSSCGVRFFPEDVVERINGLQHKDSVSSSLSETWDDLGFDTQGASTSSDNIVWNRIKGSESPLNILEDVSGKESVDDMTGEEGREETIQSEKVHQKGKVLEPQLSLITEQAESYDNWNLDSALKDEWNPVSLACLQLTPPEEDVAGKWRAAIIGVKEKVSSMSRKKAILNTLTPDTSKEEDEGVQGKKGDRKMEILDFWTYSAQKGFLKSDSGTTTSYPESLDMWNMTIRDDSLSPLTTPDNLSETSGSFCRTNSNVGAGTSVESPLGYSEGGMVMWNTTIREDSSSTITSPEGAENQKDLSHTGSLDGGDSPGTHASKQVEEEKTIEEESGIHKVLSETVDEVRWRGNEHNVKIVIEAAESETMGEETGDDDNQNLVSDHSEDGTSSYQGTDMWDLPVPGMVTSTSEYDNVGAGTWSLTSSPDAYASPIVDMVQLEGQSSPFVAVTQPMSDPLGKTEYRTVISDEEQPANQVFLFEGTSELGHMITSGRSSVGSKNDNKSRGGSEETDWIEQHSDHSPFVLVDTSTVIQDTSASLHSCPGEDAKTQIQTDQSLSPGLVDWDHFVSKKHDSSESTSSSHDLPVTTAYNDDGLATKSQGGLNNESIGKEFKTTETMSLSSSSGGERDAMKYSPDGLLPGSRDELRSNSDGDSSSGLEMDYIIVSGTVKEAEREWRDRPKHGNRQSKGTRRSMETFSMLSYAATVLQSQAQASQREQQGNAEQSRQNQMIRSTDSPLSTDTEKDPAVLSTHYQASLDHATEHCMVPEMITPSQSTINSEAPRLSDSRPTSCSQTQAEDGNDDDKSSIVARSMSPSLRYPSDHFLKTREEVYVHSQISMEDSDEGGQSPSAPPPCPTSLGEFKVWRGQDTPRTTSEPQSPVCTNSSVSQSSSFIGTPLSESGISTDRGLGLPFSGDLMEEENDEEEQRETDTEHSDIPKWSETEERQQLGSSDLLSFTEELTGGFSSQQTHLKTVEPKRDRFLPSTLDYYDEQPGRTDDRDKWSTQQQIGDHAASRDSYSPILRRHQQDVTSQFSSQPPNENAAYEWTGSQNLTQGQTQYGYNYHHIDQRTENQSPHPACVDTKSNSQQNTADVYAEFTTDATAMQYGSGQAGSYYEPGVSAEYSLHDSGSKFQYLTKGLYGDDSDSVHTSELQCSQYQADGQSQYESDHAHYQFDGQSFYQSAVQPEREDHARYVQEEYVHFLLERHSQKGEGAAGMMMKMASSEEAAEEMDNRDDLSGGSNQRRKLAAPPMNVSLDRSEGSLPSDDTLDTEDEALDTGDELDVNVDELDTPDEADLHEDSEESDQGAGAASSDAIAGHRAAEESRDSRLWRSVVIGEQEHRIDMKCIEPYKRVISHGGYYAEQNAIIVFAACFLPDSNCENYNYVMENLFLYVISTLELMVAEDYMIVYLNGATPRRRMPGFTWMKKCYQMIDRRLKKNLKMFIIVHPSWFIRTLLGITRPFISSKFSSKIKYVNSLQELGEIIPMEYVHIPPSIVKYDEERGIHKFACMRLDTELQDTAAKADKTGGSVV; from the exons ATGGAAGAGTATTTGCGGAGGGTCCAGAGCAGACTCGGG GCGGATGTATTAGAGGGTCCCATCCACGCTGTTTTAGGCGGACCGGAGCCAGATGTTGACACAGTGGCTGCAACACTCTGCTTGGCACTACACCTCAGCCAG AAGGAACCGTCAGGTGGAGTGTGCGTGCCGGTGCTCTGCGGCCGGCGGTACGACATTGTGTTGCCCGGGGAGACGGTGAGGTATCTGCAGCGGGTGAAAATCTGCGAGAGCTCGCTGCTGTGGAGGGACGACGTAGACCTTGTGAAGCTTCATCATGACGACAAACTCTCAGTCACGCTGCTGAGAGATGGGCTGCTAGATAG CTCTGAGTACCACACTTTGGAGTCCAGCATCCTGCGAGTGGTCCATCACGACGGGCAGCAGGACGCAGGGGATGATGGGGCCTCGTCCGCGGTGACAACAGTCGCCAGGGAGATTCTTCAAGAGGCAGCGGAGCACGTCGGAGCAGCGCTGGGGGAGACTCTCAGAG AGGCCTTGCAGCTGCAACGTGAAGCTTTGTGGAGCAAGCGTGGCCGTCGCTCGGCCGAACTGGAGGAGCTCATGAGATCCTTGGAGCAATGGAGCGATGTCACTGCGGGTCAACATg ACTTGGAGCAGCTGCTGACTTTGGAGCTGAAGGAGTTTTCTGATGGAGAGATGACCATAGCGCTCACTTCAGCGACCACCGATACGGAG GACTGGCATGGATATGTGGACGCGCTGAAATCCTTCAGTGAGCGCCATGGCTATGATGCTCTGGTGGTTCTCCTGTCTATCAATAACACAATTCATCATCCCCGCCAGCAGGTGGCTGTCTACTCAAACAATACAGACATCCTAAATCAG ATCTGCTGTGAGTTGGAAGAGTCTTCCAGCTGGTCTCTTTCTGGTGAACTGGAGGTCAAGGAGAGCCTCCAGGTGTACCACATCCCTATAAACACCTCCTCATTTTCCGGTACTCCTCCTCTGCTGGTAGAAGAAATACACGGCCTCCTCAAGGACTTTGTTGACCGGCGGAGCTCTGTATTAGCCTGCCACCCCAGCAGCAGAACCTCTTCCACGGAGGGAGTCGCAGGTAGCGTGGAGTTTTCCCAGGGGTCATCTGGTATCAATGACATGGATGGTTCTGACACAGAGAGAGCTGAGGGAGGCGGCGGAGACGTGGTGGCAATAGCAAG GGTGATGGCAGATGGTGAAGAGGACACCGGAGGTGCAGGAGTTGGTGCTGGTGGGGAGCTCGTGAGCCCTGACAGCGGTATGACCACCATCCGCAGCAGCCGCTCCTCCAAAGAGAGTTCAGTGTTCCTCAGCGACGACAGCCCGGTGGGTGAAGTTATAGCAGGAGGCGggccagcagcaggaccaggtgGACTTTTCCTCAGAAACCCCTCTCCCCTGGGGTTATTAtccctctcccctcctgtcCCACCTGAGAGGAGGAAACACCGCCCTAGCAGAAATAAGAGTGATAACGTTGACTTGTTTAGTTTTGACCCCCTACACAGCAGTGACCACTCTATGCCAACAGGAGGAGAACTGGCAAGTGCTGGAATAAGAGCAGATGGAGAAAAAAGAGCAGAGAGCTCCAGCTTTTCCGAACTTGAAGAGCTGAGCTTGTTAGATTTCTCCGGTCCAAATTCACTGGGCGGGTTTGAAAGTAGAGATTCTTCAATTGATAATCATGGTCAAATTCATGGGAAATACATGATTGATACCGTGGTTCCTCCAACCCCAGTCAATAGTGTGGTAGGCAGTCGTCCACCTAGCAGTTGCGGGGTCAGATTCTTTCCAGAAGATGTTGTTGAAAGGATCAATGGGCTGCAGCATAAAGACAGTGTGTCATCGTCATTGTCAGAGACCTGGGATGATCTTGGCTTTGACACACAAGGAGCATCAACCTCAAGTGATAATATTGTCTGGAATAGGATCAAGGGATCTGAGAGTCCACTGAATATTCTGGAAGATGTTAGCGGGAAAGAGTCAGTTGATGATATGACAGGAGAAGAAGGCAGAGAAGAAACTATACAGTCGGAGAAGGTCCACCAGAAAGGAAAAGTCCTTGAACCCCAGCTTAGTCTGATCACTGAGCAGGCTGAATCATACGACAACTGGAACCTAGATAGTGCACTTAAAGATGAATGGAACCCTGTTTCCTTGGCATGTCTGCAATTGACACCACCAGAGGAGGACGTAGCTGGAAAATGGAGGGCTGCCATCATtggagtgaaagaaaaagtaTCCTCAATGTCGAGAAAGAAAGCAATCCTAAACACTTTGACACCGGACACATCGAAAGAAGAGGATGAAGGGGtacaaggaaaaaaaggagacagaaagaTGGAGATCCTAGACTTTTGGACGTACTCTGCACAGAAGGGATTTCTCAAATCAGACAGCGGAACCACCACATCTTACCCGGAATCACTGGATATGTGGAATATGACAATTAGAGATGACAGTCTATCACCTCTCACGACCCCTGACAACTTGTCTGAAACCTCAGGTTCTTTCTGTAGGACGAACTCCAATGTTGGGGCAGGCACATCTGTGGAAAGTCCACTCGGATACTCTGAAGGTGGAATGGTGATGTGGAACACCACCATACGGGAAGACAGCTCTTCCACGATAACAAGCCCTGAGGGAGCTGAAAATCAAAAGGACCTTAGTCACACGGGATCGTTGGATGGTGGTGATTCTCCTGGGACACATGCAAGCAAACAGGTGGAAGAAGAGAAGACTATAGAGGAGGAGAGCGGTATACACAAAGTGCTTAGTGAGACTGTCGACGAAGTGAGGTGGAGAGGTAACGAACACAATGTTAAAATAGTCATAGAGGCGGCTGAAAGTGAAACGATGGGTGAGGAAACAGGTGACGATGACAACCAGAACTTGGTATCTGATCATTCAGAAGATGGGACTTCCTCTTACCAAGGTACTGACATGTGGGACCTACCTGTGCCTGGCATGGTCACCTCCACTTCAGAATATGACAATGTCGGAGCTGGCACTTGGAGCCTGACATCCTCCCCTGATGCCTATGCTAGCCCCATAGTAGACATGGTACAGCTAGAGGGGCAGTCTAGCCCTTTTGTAGCTGTGACACAACCTATGTCTGATCCTCTGGGAAAGACTGAATACAGAACAGTAATTTCAGATGAAGAACAACCAGCCAACCAGGTGTTCCTTTTTGAGGGAACTAGTGAGTTGGGTCACATGATCACGAGTGGGCGAAGTTCAGTTGGGAGCAAGAACGACAACAAAAGTAGAGGAGGATCAGAGGAAACTGACTGGATAGAGCAACACAGTGATCATTCACCCTTTGTTCTGGTTGATACGTCGACTGTCATTCAGGACACTTCAGCCAGTCTTCATTCATGTCCAGGAGAAGATGCCAAGACTCAAATTCAGACTGACCAGTCATTATCCCCAGGCCTTGTTGATTGGGACCATTTTGTTTCCAAGAAACATGATAGCTCTGAATCAACGTCATCATCACATGATCTGCCGGTCACCACGGCGTACAATGATGATGGGCTTGCCACAAAAAGCCAAGGTGGTCTGAATAATGAGAGCATTGGAAAGgagtttaaaacaacagaaaccatGTCTCTGAGCTCAAGCTctgggggggagagagacgcCATGAAGTATAGCCCCGACGGCCTTCTCCCAGGTAGTCGAGATGAACTCCGGTCCAATTCTGATGGAGATTCATCGTCGGGCCTAGAAATGGACTACATCATAGTGTCTGGCACAGTGAAAGAAGCTGAGAGAGAGTGGCGCGATCGGCCTAAACATGGTAACAGACAATCAAAAGGAACAAGAAGATCCATGGAGACATTTAGCATGCTTTCCTACGCTGCCACAGTACTGCAATCCCAGGCCCAAGCTTCACAAAGAGAACAACAGGGGAACGCAGAACAAAGTAGGCAAAACCAAATGATCAGGAGTACTGACAGTCCACTTAGTACAGATACAGAGAAAGATCCAGCTGTTTTATCTACTCATTACCAAGCAAGTCTTGATCATGCCACTGAGCATTGCATGGTGCCAGAAATGATCACTCCCAGCCAATCAACAATTAACTCTGAAGCTCCTCGTCTGTCAGATTCGAGACCAACAAGTTGCAGTCAAACACAGGCAGAAGACGGAAACGATGACGATAAATCAAGCATTGTGGCCAGAAGCATGTCTCCATCATTAAGATACCCATCGGACCATTTCTTGAAAACCAGAGAGGAAGTTTATGTTCATTCACAGATCTCAATGGAAGATTCAGATGAGGGTGGGCAGTCACCCTCTGCACCTCCACCATGTCCGACGTCTTTGGGGGAATTTAAAGTCTGGAGGGGGCAGGACACACCTAGAACCACTTCTGAACCGCAATCACCTGTCTGTACCAACAGTTCAGTCTCCCAATCCAGCTCTTTTATTGGGACCCCACTGAGTGAATCAGGTATTTCTACCGACAGAGGACTTGGGTTACCTTTTTCTGGAGATTTAATGGAAGAGGAGAATGACGAGGAAGAGCAGAGGGAAACTGATACGGAGCACTCTGATATACCAAAATGGAGTGAGACGGAAGAAAGACAACAGTTAGGTTCTTCCGATCTGCTAAGTTTCACTGAGGAGCTGACTGGAGGCTTTTCAAGTcaacagacacatttaaaaacagtggAGCCAAAGAGGGACAGATTCCTACCGAGTACACTGGATTACTACGATGAACAGCCTGGAAGAACTGATGATCGTGATAAATGGTCAACTCAACAACAGATCGGAGACCATGCAGCTTCTCGAGATAGCTATTCACCCATTTTAAG AAGACACCAACAAGATGTGACATCACAATTTTCCTCCCAGCCACCCAACGAGAACGCTGCCTACGAgtggacaggaagtcagaatTTAACTCAGGGTCAAACCCAGTACGGCTACAACTACCACCACATTGACCAAAGAACTGAAAACCAGAGTCCCCACCCGGCCTGTGTGGATACAAAATCCAACAGCCAGCAAAACACTGCAGACGTCTATGCTGAGTTTACAACTGATGCCACAGCCATGCAGTACGGCTCCGGGCAGGCTGGAAGCTATTATGAACCCGGAGTCAGTGCCGAGTACAGCTTGCACGATTCAGGTTCCAAGTTTCAATATCTAACGAAGGGCCTGTATGGAGATGACTCGGACTCCGTGCACACCTCTGAACTCCAGTGCTCTCAGTATCAAGCTGATGGTCAAAGTCAGTATGAGTCTGACCACGCTCATTACCAGTTTGATGGACAATCGTTCTACCAATCTGCCGTCCAGCCCGAAAGGGAAGATCATGCACGGTATGTGCAAGAGGAATATGTTCACTTTCTCCTGGAAAG ACACTCCCAGAAGGGAGAAGGTGCAGCagggatgatgatgaagatggccTCCAGTGAGGAAGCTGCTGAGGAGATGGATAACAGAGACG ATCTGTCAGGCGGGTCCAATCAAAGGAGAAAGCTGGCAGCTCCACCAATGAATGTGTCACTGGACCGCAGTGAGGGGTCTCTCCCCTCAGACGATACCCTGGACACAGAGGACGAGGCCTTGGACACCGGCGACgagctggatgtcaacgtagaTGAGCTGGACACACCTGACGAGGCCGACTTACACg AAGACTCAGAGGAGTCTGATCAGGGAGCAGGAGCAGCATCGAGTGATGCCATCGCaggacacagagcagcagaggagagcagggaCAGCAGGCTGTGGAGGAGCGTGGTGATTGGAGAGCAGGAGCATCGCATTGATATGAAGTGCATTGAGCCATACAAAAGAGTCATTTCACACGGAG gctATTACGCTGAACAGAATGCCATCATCGTGTTTGCCGCCTGCTTCCTACCAGACAGCAACTGTGAAAATTACAATTATGTAATGGAAAACCTTTTCCT